The genomic stretch AATATAAACAGCTCATTGGCAACGATCAGggctgctctgaagatcagagccgtacccggttggaagacttgcaatggcatcctttcctttaaagagttcttctatgctataaagccaaggaatCTTAAAATTTTCAGAGAGGTTCTTCAATGCACTTTCGGAATCTGCCTCATTTACCAccgttttgaaaatttagctccaaagaaatatgagccacgcaaattttggtcaccgtagatcactcattaatttttgcaaaattattcTGAAACACCAATACTAACGGTAAATTCGGAGAGTGGGCGCCTGTACACAGCCTAATCTTCCATTCTTCCCTGGAGTGcataacattttctttaaagttcaAGTAAATTTTTATTAGTGTGGAAGAAAAGTTAAGCAAATTagctgaaataaaaaaaaaataagggtCAGGTCCATGGACCCAGGCTGAAAGGGGGGTCCTTTCCCCCTCATGAATTTATTGGCAATAAAACATTAAGCAATGTTCACCAGTACATTATCCATGTTATTGTAAATGAGCAAgtggctgcagaaacatttacttgttttgttccgtacttgggaaattaaaaaaactacctcttccaaaatgtatcactcTACTTCTGCACCACATGGTATTCCAAGTTAATGCTTTAGGAAGCGTCTTGTTGTGTAATATTGTGTAATACCTTCAGTAAGAGCATGGTAGTATTTAATTTCCCTTTTACtctctacttgactttcattttCGTAAAATGTAGTTTCCAACAGATGCCAAAGTTTGAAGGGGCACTAGAAATCAACAACAacctaacaaaaacaaagaggTTGTTTGAAGGACAGCTGGTGGGCCCAGAATCCTTTGCAGTTGACAGCACAGGtaactaataataattctttttttgcaaataaaacCTATAGCCTGTGAGGTAAGAAATAATGAACAGCTTATTccaaagacctttcaaaatagAGATCATGTTTTAGTTTAGTGTCAGGGAGATTAAAGTTTTAGTTTCCAACCTTAATATGTCATCCGTGGTTCCAAAAGAAGAGTGCAGTAGCATTCttgttatttttactttttacattatatacattatttatatattataagggtttatgattatgattatgatcatTAATTAGAAGAGATTTTGTATATAACCACTATAAAACAATgcggtaaaataaaaaaaaaacacggttaaaactttaaaatatcCATGGTGGTATTGACACCTCTAGTTTAAGCAGTCAATTCTCTATTCTTAAGAAACGCCAAACTAAGTTTGATTGTCTTTtgtatgaaatgtttttcattaaATAACTGAGTCAATTGCCAAATTTGGGGGACACAAAGACATTCTGGAGTGGTATTTGTTCTGTCAAGAAGAGCCATAAGGAGGATGCTaattagtagtagtagaaaaGGTGGACAGGGTGGGTAGTGCGGAGAAGCAAGACGTAGTGGACATCAGCTGTGGAGGATGTGTAAAATACAATTCGGAAGATAGCAAATTGGAAGGCTCAGAGTGCGGATGGTTTAAAGGGTTTACGTTTGGACAGTGGCTAGGAGTCAGACGTGATGGGAATGAGGAGGATGGTGTTTGCAGAAGGATCTTGCCAAGGGAAGAGTGGCTAGCAATTACAGACCAATAACCATTGCATGTTTGCCATTGATAAGGAAGCTACTCACTAGGATCTTGGCAGAGAGGTTGTATGGACATTTGCAAGGTAATAGGTTGTTTCCCAGAAGAGCAAAAGGGATGTAGGAAGAGGTAGTGTGGTTTGAAGGATCAGGTGTTTGGTGATGGGGTGAATAGGCCTTCGATGCATTCATGCAttgttgaaatgttttaaacAGTGAAGGTGGCTGACAACATGAAGGTAGTGTGGTAGTATGAGCAAGTACTGCTAAAACTGTTGATGTCAAATGGGGAAGTGTTGGTTGATGTGGTTATCAAACATGGAATATTCCAAGGGGGACTCCTTGTCTCTGTTGCaggttaaatttgatttcagatCAAAGTGATTTGAACCAACAGGCTATaggttgatttttaatttctttgtctctatttatgataatgaataccagacacaaagaaattacaaatcAACCTAGCTaggttaaaatcattttgaccTGAAATCATATTTAACCTGTATggctggcgtagtggtgagagcactcgcctcccaccaatgtattGCATAtgtgccaactctcccggattatccgcgagtctcccggatacggaacgaatctcccggtctcccgtacgggtcattaaatctcccgggtAAAAACGATTCTGAACCTTttacagacgtttctccattctagactcaaattgcatccccaagttttaaagaaaatcgatattttcaaatttgtttcattgtttcttaatgcacttcttcatctctgagtttcaaacataCGTtaataaaactaaacaaaatgacttcctttagccatcatagccatataaccgattgtttgattggatctccgattaaccaataaaaattcttgtcataagtaccctgttttcccgcaaattcacaatggcgtcagaatattcttgtattctgaaggagctgctgggggatgggtgggtgcgtttaAGGTAAGGGGGGAAGaaaaggggagggggagtgggtaggttgatcgagggggaaggggaggggagACCGGCGAGAacaaatctccagattttagatctccataggttggcatctctggtATTGCCTTAGGTGGGTTAGAGAGTGAGCCATAGACAAGGGTTGTACCATCTCCAAGTACGATGTGCCTTTTAGTTGGCCACACTGCTACGTTGTTAGCTTCCATACAAATGGGGTGCCAGCCAGGACATCTATGTCTAAATTCTCCACAACGAGAATTTCAAAGGCAAAGTTGTGTCTACCCAGTGTGAATGAGGGGTGTGTCTTTCCAACTACTTTGAGGGGTGAGGAGCCATCTGTTTGGTGGGCGGCTTGGGAGGTAGACTCTATGTGGGCATGGAGCTCTCTGATGAGGGAGACATGGATCATATTCCCTGTGGCTCCACTGTCTATTGTTATGCCGGCTGGGGTGTAGCCATGAAACGTATCAATGTACAGATGAAACTGGGGCATTTGAATGTGAAACATGGCGGATCCGGTCGTGGAGGGTACATCTTCTACTTCTTCTGGTGAGGTGTGGGAATACCCAAAGGGTGTGTGTTGATTTCACACTCGTCTTCCAAAATGCCAACAATCTGTCTAGCCTTGGCCATGCAGCGACGATGTTGGTCAGGGAGATAGGTACAGGAACTGAGGAAGTCACCACCAGTGCACCAGTTACCTGGAATCTATAGTGCTGGCGAATAGTATGCCACACAGAGCCGATGGATGTTGAGTTCCTGACTATTGTATTTCGGGAAATAACTGGACAGTAGTTTGCTATTTGTCCCAGCATTGATTCCAAAAAATTCACCTTTTGTTGTGCTGTGAGGCACCTGGCCTCAGGAACTGAATCACCATCATCAAGGAATCATCTTAAGGGATTGGCCTTcgttcctttttcccacgcgGCACCATCAGCAAGGAAGATAGCAATATTTTAGTCTAACGACAATGTGAAAGTTAAATTTTGCCGCCAGTTCTCAAACGAGTTTACAGTTTCCTTCATCGGTAGGGACCACTGCTTAGTGCTCGGTGAGTGCTCATTGTAGCCACTTGGTTGTTTACAGTACAATTGGTTTACCAACGAACTTCTCGTTGCTTGAGCTTGTTAGGTGGTATCTGACATGAACGTAGGGTTCGGGAAGTCGCTGCTACCACACTAGTTAGTAAGGTCAGGAAACTGAACACCTAAATCAGGTGTAAGGGCTTTGATGAACTGGAACGTGATCAAAACGGTTTCAGCTTATCAAAACGAAGCAATACAAGATGGCGGATATAAAGCCCTAAGCAAGATGGGCGCGCGCTCATGACATAATCACGTCAGCTCTGCTGACTGGCCCTGGACAATTAttctgccatgttggtgttgaAGCAGGGGATGAAAGTTTAAAATGCAAAGGAATTTTGTTGCCAGACCATCAGGTGATGCGAGAGGTTGACGAGGATGAGTGTAAGTACTTGGGTATGTTCACTTGGAGGGTGCAAAGAAGGGGAAGTATTTGAGGCATGCATGGGCTAAAGGTGTAGTCAGGCACAGTGCAGTGATTTTGGATTGGAGTGATCAGGAACTAAGGGCAATGGATGTGAAAAGGAGAAGGAGGATGACGATGTGTGCGGAATTCCACAAGAATGGGAGTGTAGCTGGTTGTACATCAAGAGAAAGGATGGCGGGAGGGGATTGATCAGTGTGCATGATTCTGTGAAAGAGGAGGAACTTGGCCTTGTTTGTCAAGGTGAGTGACAAGTGGACGTTGAAGGTTGTTGGATGTTACAGGTGGAATAAACAAAGAATGAGTACAAGAAGCTTCTGGAGAAGGCAGAGGAGACATTTCAACAGAAGCAGTTGCATGGGAAGTGTATGAAGGATGTCAGTGAAGTGGCTGATGAGAGGTCGTGGTGGTGGATTAGAGCTGGGTATTTGGGGAAGAGCATGGAGAGGTATGTTaccaaaatataaatatttataatttGATAATAAATGTataaaagtttttttaaaaaatggagaGATATGTTTTTGCTGCTCGGGAGCAGGCTTTGAAACAAGGTTTGAGGAGGAGGATGTAGATCCAAAGTGTACAGTGTGTGGCAAGAAGGTGGAGTCGGTTGGGCATGTGGCAATTAGTGGTTGTTCTGGTTTGGTGCAGAAGGAGTATCGGAGGAGGCATGATCAGGTGGGTTTAAGGGTGTACTGCGAGCTTTGTCGTATGGTGTGAAGTGTGCCGATGTGTGGCATAAAGAGGTTTAGGATGAGGTGAGGGTGTCAGAGGATGGGAACAGGGAGATCTGGTGGAATAGGAGCGtcaagacaaacacaaaagGTGGAACATAATATTGTCAAGACATTACTATCACGGTGGTGGATCAAGCAGCTCAGGAATGGACGGTTGTCAATTTATTGGTGCCTTGATATAAGAATTTGGTGACTGAAGAGGATGAGAAAATCACCAACCACTGTCCTTGTAACGTATCGTGTCGTTCCGTATTTAAAAAGGACGGAAACCGCTATCTAATCCAGTAAATTTATTTATGAACGATTTACACAACAACAACTCAGAGAGCAAAACAAGCTGACGCAATCACACCTGACAAGCACGTGATGTGAGCTTACGTAATACATCACCCTTTCTTAGGTACTACTACCGACTGAACAGTAATAACAAAGCTATAACCGAACGCAAAACTGCACTACTATACGTCAGGACCGATAAACTAAATACAATAAATCAGTCACTCGATTATCCCAGCAAAATATCCTGGGAGTGTCAACAAATGTCCATAACAATGAATGCAGCACAACGTTAATCACAAGGTTAGTTAACTATATTGTTTCAATTAATCTGTCTGGCGTCTCGCGCACTCTACTTGATCGCCGCAATTGAGTGGGACACATATCGGACAAGAAGGTTACTACCAAAACTGGTATTTCTGCTGGCAGATGAGAGTTATTTTCATTCTCCGACTGGACCTGATCCCTGGATTCCATTGGCTGCTGAGCAGGCACACCCTCAGGCGGCTGGTGAGGGAATGGAACCCCTGGACGTAAAGGGCCTGGACCCGCGTCATGCGCTCTCGTTTCAGCGTTCTCCTCAAAAACTGTGCTGTCCACACTACCACTTCTAAAGTGATTGAGATGACACTTCCAAACGCGTCCGTTGTTCAGCATGACCACGTAGGACTTCGGCCCACTGCATTCAGCAATGGAACCTGGCCACCACGTCTGTTCTTTCCGAAGATCCTTTACTGGGTAGAACTCCCTAAATTTTGTGTGCACATCGTGCCCTGCCTTCTGCTTTGCTTGTGAATCCTTAACCTTCTCTTCCACCTTTGGACGAAGGAGGGTAAACCTTGTGCGAAGTTCACGGCCTAGGAAAAGACTAGCAGGTGTTCTACCTGTGGTAGGGTGTCTTATTGAACGGTACATTCGAAGGAAATTGGCAATACGTTGCTGGACAGACAGCGTGCTGCCTTTACTGGCTTTCGTTCGGCCAAGCCATTACTGGTGGCATGATAGGGAGCAACGCGGACGTGTTTAACACCGTTCAGCTTTAAAAAGTGAGCGAACTCTTCACTGCGAAACTGGGGACCATTGTCACAATGTACCGGGAGGCCATATTTAGCAAACAGTTCCTGTAGGATAGCAATGGTTGCTGTCGCTGATGTGTTTTCTCGCAtacgcatttgatcatattcgaATGTTAATTTGCGCGCTataagcaataataatattattattattatgaaataGATCTCAGGCCAGCATGAATGTACATCGACGAGAATGAAATAATGCCCATTTTCCTCTTCCGCGTAATCGACATGGATGCGGTGCCAAGGATTACTCGTGGTTAATGGAGCTAGGACTGGCGGTTTCTTGACTTGTTGGCAGCTGTTACAATTGCGCACCGTTTGCTCCACCTCTTGGTCCATGTTAGGCCACCATACGTAACTACGTCCCAGTTCGTTCATTTGAACAATCCAGGGTGTCCTTTGACGTACCCTAACACCTGCGATAGGATGGGGTCAACACGTGTGGCGTGGGTGATTTTCTTGTGCGTAATGGGTAATGAATGGATTAGTCATTCTTTGACGTTATAGACGGCCCCCTCGTAGTCTAACGTGGATGGCAAGGGCAGGCGAGATAGCGCGTCCGCCACTGCGCTTTGGCTTGACGGGACGAAACTAATACTGTAATTGAAGGCTGCCAATGTTATCGCCCAAAGCTGCAAACGCATCGCTGCCAGTGAGGGAATAGCTGACTTTGGACCCAAAATTCGCTCTAGGGGTGATCCGTTTGTATCGTGAAGTGACGGCCGTACAGATACAAGTGGAATCGTTTCAGGCCAAACATAATTGCTAAAGCTTCTTTGTCTATCTGAGCGTAGCGTTTCTCATGCTCGTTTAGTGTACGAGAGGCATAGGCAATTGGACGCTGTTTGCCGTCGGGGAACACATGCATCATGACTGCACCCAAACCATACGGGGACGCGTCTACCGCTAACTCAATTGGAAGACTTGGGTTGTAATGTGCTAACACAGTTTCAGTTGTGAGCGTGCGTTTAACATCACAGAAAGCCTTGTCGCAGCTTGGCTCCCACTTCCACGGCTGGTTACCTAGAATCTCATACAGGGAGGGGGTGGGCGAGGGTTGATAACTTGGGTACAAAGTTGGTCAGCACCACTAACATTCTCAAGAAGGAGTGTAACTCAGACACGTTTTGTGGAATGGGTGCATCCTTGATGGCCCTGACCTTTTCGTCTGTTGGTTGAAGACCAAGAGCCAAGAACTCGCACTTCGGTAATTTGACACGTAACCCGTACTTCTGAAACTGCTTAAAAACTCCTTCCAAATTCTTCAGATGCTCGCTATCGTTGGTGCCCCCCACCAGCAGATCGTCCATTATCACGCAGGTTCCTTTAATTCCTGCTATGAAACGTTGCCAAATAGCAGGGCTGGAAGAAATTCCAAATGGCAAGCGAGTATATCGGAACAGACCCTTGTTAGTGTTAATTGTGCATAGTTCTTGAGATCCCTAGTCTAACACCAACTGCTGATACGCACTCCGAAGATCGATTTTCGTAAATTTCTTCCAAGAAGATACTCGGCCTCGGATTTCCTCCATCGTTGGTATCGGAAACTGCTTACATAATACATCACACCCCTGTTGCAAGGGAAATCAGGAAGATGCATTGGGTGTTGACGAAAATTGTGCTGTCGGTGGTTGTTTTTTTGGGTGTGTTTGTCTGTTGGTTTGAGGGTTTTGTGAAAGAACTTGGGATTCCCGGTGTGTTGGGAGTAACGCAGGCCTCTGCAGTCATTGGGACCACCCTAATCATCCAGAGGACTCTTAGTCTCTATACCCCAAGTCTGAGGCCAAGGCTAGGCAGTGTTTATGCCtgcagaataggccattttcaaagtatcaatattcagcttgataggcCTATTGAATACAATCTCCTTGCAGGTTGTTCTTTTCACAGAAAGTCGTgaattattatcataattattataattctccatgaataataattataattctttttcaATTTCTAGGTATACTTTATTCTGGCTTAGCAGATGGTAGAATTGTCAAACTTGAAGACAACAAAGTCATAGATGTCGTTCAAACTGGCAAACCACCTTGTGGTGAGTGTGAGCACTAATAAAATCTAACACCTATCCTACTTGACTAGAAAATAAATGAAAGGCTTTCTATATAGAAATGCAATGAGATGATTTTTTCCCATAGGGCAAACAAGGGTAATCTTTCTATCTCACCCATGAATCACTGCATGTCCTGGGAAATACTCACTGTGTACACTTTGTGTTTGCCCTTTGAAAAAACATCTTTTTGTGTTTTACTTTAAAGTGAGATCAAAGGCAGTAtagaattcaaaagaaaattgtACTTAATTAACTTTTCCAAAATTAAGTGGGATGCCTTGTGTTTAATCCACAAAAAAATGAGAATGTTATTCACTAGTTCTCTGTGGTCCACGTATATTGAAAAAAGCTGCCCTCTTTCTTGACTACAGGCCTTGGGCTGTATTCAAGGTCTCTGGCACAAATTTTCCAATAAATACACACCTCCAGGAGGTAAATAACAGAAATGGTTTAATTGTTCAAATATTAGCTGCCAAAGTGCTGGTTTTGACTGACTATCAAGTCATGTGACTATCACACCATTGCCTTCTTTAAGACAGTGGAGTTGATAACTAAAGGTGATTCAGTCAATGCGATGGAGTCCAACATTCAAGCCTTCATAGTCAATTGACAGTTGGTCATAACCTAGCTGGGCCAATAACTATATAAAGTCATAGTTCAGTGCAAAAATTAAGTGCTAAATAACATTTCTTAACAAGTCCAGCCCTTAACTACAGCCTGCTCACACATAAATTATTTCCAGGTCTTGCTTTTCTTAGAGCCTGAAAATTTAGACAGTTGTAAGTATGTGTGTGACACAGGCTACCTTCTGTCTTAATGATTAATACTTTTTTAACCCATTTACTCCTAGGACTGGGACTTCAGATTCTACTCTGTCTAATAccaaatgattttactcgttaatggaGGTGGTCAATGGGATAATCAAACGTaaaaaaagtttgtttcctTGCATTACAGGCACTCCAGAACTTGAACCAACCTGTGGTCGTCCTTTAGGGATGCGTTTTGACAGATATGGAATCAATCTCATAGTCGCAGATGCTTATTTTGGTTTGCTTGAAGTGAACACAAGAGCCAGAACTGTTAATACACTTGTGCCTCCATCACCAGGTGTAAATGGGAAGCCATTTCGATTTGTTAATGACTTAGACATAGGCCGTGATGGGACCGTTTACTTCACGGATTCAAGTACCAAATGGCAGCGACAACAAGTGGCTTATGCAGTGTTTGAACAAGAAGCAAGTGGAAGATTAATGGCATATCATCCTAAAACAGGAGACCTGGAAGTTTTGTTGGAAGGGCTGTACTTTGCCAATGGAGTCCAACTGTCACCTGAAGGAGACCATCTCCTTGTAGCAGAAACTACGTCAGCAAGGATAATTAAGTATGAATACTCAATTTTTGTACATAAACTTCAGCACTTTTGTTACTATTGTAAACCGTAATATGATTCTACGTAAGCATCTTTTTACTTTAATACATTAATTGTGAAATAATAAGCAGTTTAAATTAAAGAACAATTCTATTTAAAGTCCAAGAACCAagtctttaaaaaaatcaatagatggttttcacagtgacatcatcaaattctaaaatgaAATCCGCAAGGTGTATTGGATTTTTATCTCGCGGAgtttgaagatgacctagaaacaAATCGTTTTGCCAGTTTCAAGTTccatgatgtcttttgtttggaAAGTACAgcatttccgaattgtcaccttgcgtgacactaTGATTCAAAGTTATAAAGTTGGAAAAAATTTCTATGCCTATGAATCTCGGcagtctgagcatttgaagtacattaggagatgtgttcctacacatgtattttatctaaAGGGCAAAAAGTAAGCGATGTCATCGCTAAGTGAATTCCAGATGTTCGTGTTGACttctggccgccatattggtggaccaatccaccaacatggcggctccatacaaaATTCTATAAAGTTGCTTGAAGCGCtttgacaaataactcaaaaacGATATACCACACAAacctgagaattggtgaggtgatttatAACCGTGCCTCCTACTACATTTcaagtttttggcttttttcattggacggtttcaatttttttgttgcacgACAGCGAAAACggtttttctttcagaaagtcTGTACACAAACACACATCACCACCCTTCTTTTACCAGTATTCCAGAGATGTCAACTCCTGGAGATCTGGAGGTTTTTTCTTTACATCAACATACCTGCCAACCCCCAGagtacaaaaatctggagaCATCTGACTCGAGACGTCTAAAAATCTGTGCATTGTAAGAATGTCATTTTCGCCAATATCTGAATACTTTCTGAAAATCACCATAAGCCCTTTCGAATGTTCCCGACGTTTCTCGGTTAGCGTATTGtacaatttgattggctgatttctAACCAATTACGGTACTTCTTAAATATAGCCTATATCAATTGATTGTTCCGAACCAGAACGGCTCAAACGAGAGCACTAGAATCcagttcttgttttattttcctttttgacatcTCGAAGATaacgaaattaatgaaaaaatgtgaccctatttgggaaaagGGGGATTAAGGTGAATTTAGAAAACAACGTTTTAACACGTTTAAGTGCGTTCGTCGAAACGCGTGGAAACGCATTTTGTATGCgtttaaacagatttttaacACGTTTAAACAAACGGCTCTGTTGCACTTCAATTACGGCATTTCGTACGCTGAAAAGTACGCTAATTTAGTTGTATTTGAATGAATAACTTACCTGTTCTATTATATGAAATGCGAAGATTAGGGTGCATGTCTTCCAACccactgtgtcaaaatgatcaaTTCATCAGCAAACTTACCTTTTGCCTTTCCTTTTTACATAGCAGGTGGGTAAAAATTGTCTTGCAGTAAGAATCACATTCCGTCTATAATAATTTACTATCCTTTTTTCTGTGAGCGCCTTATGCACACCGACTTTAGCCCACTTGCAGTGCACGAATCTCGTGCTATCAACAACGGCAACCAGACAATTAGCACACGCAGGAAAGAAGATTCGGTTTTTGAGTCTTCCTAAGAATGGAGCAAGCAGTTGCATTTGAGCCTACGGATTCTGCAGGCAAGA from Montipora capricornis isolate CH-2021 chromosome 12, ASM3666992v2, whole genome shotgun sequence encodes the following:
- the LOC138026218 gene encoding adipocyte plasma membrane-associated protein-like, producing the protein MGVSAMCVTLLFLVLSFFDVLLFFLPSPIDPKPFSFQQMPKFEGALEINNNLTKTKRLFEGQLVGPESFAVDSTGILYSGLADGRIVKLEDNKVIDVVQTGKPPCGTPELEPTCGRPLGMRFDRYGINLIVADAYFGLLEVNTRARTVNTLVPPSPGVNGKPFRFVNDLDIGRDGTVYFTDSSTKWQRQQVAYAVFEQEASGRLMAYHPKTGDLEVLLEGLYFANGVQLSPEGDHLLVAETTSARIIKYYIKGEHEGKWEVFAQNLPGLPDNIRLSNRGGYWVGLAMSRTEIIDLLAKYPRAKNFLLKVFSLPWLTSFFIGQRHNLLLEVDENGQIIRSLHDPTSSIVPDISEVHDEGDELWFGSYNSKFIGWLDLKE